The following proteins are encoded in a genomic region of Fusarium oxysporum f. sp. lycopersici 4287 chromosome 1, whole genome shotgun sequence:
- a CDS encoding inulinase — protein MAYEHRLGAFSPTPGAKLFKLAFVFILACLAQADDFRPLYHFVPDKNWMNEPNGLIKIGSKWHLFFQHNPNGNFWGDLSWGHATSTNLVDWTHLPVAISSANGIQAFTGTSFLDEANTSGLGTSSNPPYLAFYTGYFPSSGVQDQRLAYSLDQGETWTKYSGNPIISQEQEKPHDTTGGLEIRDPKVFFHKGSKTWVMVLSHGGQNKLSFWTSPDAKAWTWKKDLKAGDVPGLPSGVKGWEVPDFFELTVKDTSDTKWVLLVTPAEGSPAGGNGVFAVTGSFDGTTFSADAVDSTNMWLDFGRDWDGAYSWENVPSSDGRKILASVMNSYGVDPPTNTWKGMLSFPRTLELQNINNKLRFVQKPVKEIDSASTSLVKLTNKTLEPGSTLLSDTRGTALDIQLSFIPSAGSVLSLAVRKGGSQQTLINYDQSKSALSVNRNQSGNTSFNPNAGGTHTATFSADSDGTVHVRVLVDTCSVEVFGGLGEVVISDLIFPSESSDGVALFASGGNVVVKSAEVRSLA, from the coding sequence ATGGCTTACGAGCATCGTCTCGGGGCCTTTTCCCCAACCCCTGGAGCAAAGCTCTTCAAGCTGGCCTTTGTTTTCATTCTGGCCTGTCTTGCTCAAGCTGATGACTTCCGCCCTCTCTATCACTTCGTCCCAGACAAAAACTGGATGAACGAGCCTAATGGTCTGATCAAGATTGGATCCAAGTGGCACCTCTTCTTCCAGCACAATCCCAATGGTAACTTTTGGGGCGACTTGAGCTGGGGTCACGCCACCAGCACAAACTTGGTCGACTGGACTCATCTTCCTGTTGCCATCTCAAGCGCCAATGGTATACAGGCTTTCACTGGCACCTCCTTCTTGGATGAAGCCAACACGTCTGGGCTGGGAACCTCTAGTAACCCACCGTATCTCGCGTTCTATACTGGATACTTCCCCAGCAGTGGTGTGCAAGACCAGCGGCTTGCGTACAGCTTGGATCAAGGAGAGACCTGGACCAAGTACAGTGGGAACCCCATTATCTCGCAAGAGCAAgagaaaccgcacgataccACAGGAGGGTTGGAGATACGTGACCCGAAAGTGTTCTTCCACAAGGGCTCGAAAACCTGGGTCATGGTCCTTTCCCACGGAGGACAAAACAAGCTGTCATTTTGGACGTCTCCTGATGCAAAGGCCTGGACATGGAAGAAAGACCTGAAGGCGGGCGACGTCCCTGGGCTTCCAAGTGGCGTCAAAGGTTGGGAGGTGCCCGACTTCTTTGAACTTACCGTCAAGGACACTTCCGACACCAAATGGGTCCTGTTGGTCACTCCAGCCGAGGGTTCTCCAGCCGGTGGCAACGGAGTTTTTGCAGTCACTGGATCATTCGACGGCACCACATTTTCCGCTGATGCAGTTGACTCAACCAACATGTGGCTCGACTTTGGGCGTGATTGGGACGGCGCTTATAGTTGGGAGAACGTGCCTTCTTCGGATGGGCGCAAGATCCTTGCCTCGGTCATGAACAGCTATGGAGTTGACCCACCAACCAACACTTGGAAGGGGATGCTGTCGTTCCCGCGTACCCTGGAGCTACAGaatatcaacaacaagctgCGCTTTGTCCAGAAGCCCGTGAAAGAGATTGACTCAGCCAGTACTTCGCTCGTCAAGTTGACCAACAAAACACTTGAGCCTGGTTCCACGCTCCTGTCAGACACTCGTGGAACGGCTTTGGACATTCAACTCTCTTTTATTCCCTCCGCCGGGTCTGTTCTATCTCTGGCAGTCAGAAAGGGAGGCTCGCAGCAGACTCTTATCAACTACGATCAGTCCAAGTCGGCTCTCAGTGTCAATCGCAACCAGAGTGGAAATACCTCTTTCAACCCGAATGCAGGTGGTACTCATACAGCTACCTTCTCGGCTGATTCTGACGGTACTGTCCATGTGCGTGTATTGGTAGACACGTGCTCGGTTGAAGTCTTTGGTGGCTTGGGTGAGGTCGTTATCTCCGACCTCATTTTCCCCAGTGAAAGCTCGGATGGTGTGGCTCTCTTTGCAAGTGGAGGAAATGTGGTGGTGAAGTCAGCAGAGGTTCGCTCCCTTGCTTGA